The Asticcacaulis excentricus CB 48 genomic sequence GTCCAGCGCCTTTTGCGCCGGGTGGATCAGCCACACCTCGACCTGCCCGCGGTCCAGCGGCGCGCCCTTGGCGTCGAGCGCCCGCACCCTCAGCCGCCCGCCCGTGTGGCTGAGCGTGACCTGCCAGCCGAGCGCCTTCTGGGCAGCGGCGGCTTCCAGAGTCTGGTTATAGGCCAGCCCCTTTTCATAGGCCTGCGGTGTGACCTCGCTGGGCTGATGGCGAAAGGCGATGACCGTGAAACAGATCAGGGGGATCATGAAGCTGAGGAAAAAGGCCGCGATCACCCACGGCACGAAGCGGCCGCGCCGGCGGTCGATCTCGGCCTGAGAGAGGGGTTTGGCCTCAGCGAATGAAGTAGCTGTCATGGCGGGCGCTTTCGGGAGTGTTGCCAAGGTTTTGGGCAGAGTTGCGGGTGTCAGATAAAAGGAAGCGGATGTTGCTGCGGCCGTGCGTTGTGGCCTCCGGCGTATCGACGCGCACGCGGAAACTGGCGACGCTGTTGGCCGGGACGTGCAGCGTCTCGACCGTCTCGTCTCCGGCGGCCAGCACCTCCATTCGCGCCTGAGACAGGCCCTGTGTGGTGAGGCGATAGGCGCGATCGTCG encodes the following:
- a CDS encoding FixH family protein, which encodes MTATSFAEAKPLSQAEIDRRRGRFVPWVIAAFFLSFMIPLICFTVIAFRHQPSEVTPQAYEKGLAYNQTLEAAAAQKALGWQVTLSHTGGRLRVRALDAKGAPLDRGQVEVWLIHPAQKALDRHLVLTPEGQGVYATTAALPSPSVWTAHITVQVADQQMQTRAFVEN